Proteins encoded in a region of the Bacillus methanolicus genome:
- a CDS encoding M20 family metallopeptidase, producing MKEKLYAKLQNSYEEMVSIRRYLHQHPELSFQEKNTARYIKTYYEKLGIEVRGNVGGNGVVAKIYGGKPGKTVALRADFDALPIQDEKDVPYKSLVPGVMHACGHDGHTATLLVLAKCLHEMRDALEGNYVMIHQHAEEYAPGGAITMIEDGCLEGVDAIFGTHLWATEPTGTIQYRVGPIMAAADRFEIVIQGQGGHGAQPHKTKDAIVTASQLVINLQQIVSRKVNPIDSSVVTVGSFVADNAFNVIADKAKLIGTVRTFNDEVRSFIEAEIERVVKGTCYTSNSSYEYIYERGYPAVVNHLEETEFLIDCAKQVPEVKEITETEPHMGGEDFAYYLQHVKGTFFFTGAKPSHANEAYPHHHPKFDIDEKAMLIAAKTLGTAAIDYQSKQANSEPATEKMV from the coding sequence ATGAAAGAAAAATTATATGCAAAACTGCAAAATTCTTATGAAGAAATGGTTTCTATAAGAAGATATCTGCACCAGCATCCCGAATTATCTTTTCAAGAAAAAAATACCGCCCGCTACATAAAAACTTATTATGAAAAACTCGGAATTGAAGTAAGAGGAAATGTCGGCGGAAACGGGGTCGTTGCGAAAATATATGGCGGAAAGCCGGGGAAAACCGTAGCTCTTAGAGCTGATTTTGATGCGCTGCCAATTCAGGACGAAAAAGATGTTCCTTATAAATCACTCGTTCCCGGTGTAATGCACGCTTGCGGCCATGACGGACATACAGCGACTCTCCTTGTGTTGGCAAAATGCCTTCATGAAATGCGGGATGCATTAGAAGGAAATTATGTGATGATTCATCAACATGCCGAAGAGTATGCGCCAGGTGGAGCAATCACGATGATTGAAGATGGATGCCTGGAAGGTGTTGACGCTATTTTTGGAACCCATTTATGGGCTACTGAACCGACCGGCACGATTCAATACCGGGTTGGGCCTATCATGGCAGCTGCAGACAGGTTTGAAATCGTCATCCAAGGCCAAGGCGGGCACGGAGCGCAACCGCATAAAACGAAGGATGCCATTGTGACTGCTTCACAGCTGGTCATTAATCTGCAACAAATCGTCAGCCGCAAGGTGAATCCGATCGACTCTTCTGTCGTAACTGTCGGGTCGTTTGTTGCTGATAATGCTTTTAATGTCATCGCAGATAAAGCCAAATTAATCGGAACTGTACGCACATTTAACGACGAAGTACGGAGCTTTATTGAAGCTGAGATTGAAAGAGTCGTAAAAGGAACGTGCTATACTTCTAACAGTTCATACGAGTATATTTATGAACGAGGCTATCCGGCAGTGGTCAACCATCTTGAAGAAACTGAATTCCTGATTGACTGCGCTAAGCAGGTCCCAGAAGTCAAGGAAATTACGGAAACGGAGCCGCATATGGGAGGCGAAGATTTCGCCTATTACCTTCAACATGTAAAAGGAACTTTCTTTTTCACAGGTGCCAAACCTTCGCATGCAAATGAGGCATACCCGCACCACCATCCAAAGTTTGATATTGATGAAAAAGCAATGCTTATCGCAGCAAAAACACTTGGAACTGCTGCAATTGATTACCAATCAAAACAAGCAAACAGTGAACCCGCAACCGAAAAAATGGTCTAG